Proteins from one Mercurialis annua linkage group LG7, ddMerAnnu1.2, whole genome shotgun sequence genomic window:
- the LOC126655443 gene encoding uncharacterized protein LOC126655443 isoform X2, producing MSSHANIYDGVNVGKLLCTSVDGSVFNSGGKQQMQMMVVTQEKHSKRCYVCKSGKTCYHFLKERGVSDANFSSSIYLAYLIYAPLYIAGSITSFNAYAPQLERPQKNYKVQNITWIS from the exons ATGTCTTCACATGCTAA CATTTATGATGGCGTCAATGTTGGGAAGCTCCTTTGCACCTCGGTTGATGGCTCAGTCTTCAACTCGGGTGGAAAGCAACAAATGCAGATGATGGTGGTGACACAAGAG AAGCATTCTAAACGTTGCTATGTTTGCAAGTCAGGAAAAACGTGCTACCATTTCCTAAAG GAGAGAGGTGTCTCAGATGCCAATTTCTCCTCCAGCATATACCTTGCTTACTTGATATATGCACCCCTCTATATTGCTGGGTCAATTACAAGCTTCAATGCCTATGCCCCGCAG TTAGAAAGGCCTCAGAAGAATTACAAAGTACAAAATATTACTTG GATTTCATGA
- the LOC126655443 gene encoding uncharacterized protein LOC126655443 isoform X1: protein MFSAWIYPEFLEYNKYVAASKAIYDGVNVGKLLCTSVDGSVFNSGGKQQMQMMVVTQEKHSKRCYVCKSGKTCYHFLKERGVSDANFSSSIYLAYLIYAPLYIAGSITSFNAYAPQLERPQKNYKVQNITWIS, encoded by the exons ATGTTTTCTGCTTGGATTTACCCTGAGTTCTTGGAGTATAACAAATATGTTGCTGCTTCTAAGGC CATTTATGATGGCGTCAATGTTGGGAAGCTCCTTTGCACCTCGGTTGATGGCTCAGTCTTCAACTCGGGTGGAAAGCAACAAATGCAGATGATGGTGGTGACACAAGAG AAGCATTCTAAACGTTGCTATGTTTGCAAGTCAGGAAAAACGTGCTACCATTTCCTAAAG GAGAGAGGTGTCTCAGATGCCAATTTCTCCTCCAGCATATACCTTGCTTACTTGATATATGCACCCCTCTATATTGCTGGGTCAATTACAAGCTTCAATGCCTATGCCCCGCAG TTAGAAAGGCCTCAGAAGAATTACAAAGTACAAAATATTACTTG GATTTCATGA